The DNA region TCGGCTCGACCAAACAATGGCTCACGTCCATCCTGAAACAATCGGGTCATAAGGCTGTATAAAGAGCCACAGCAGACCAGGTGCATACGACTTTGTTGTCTGTATCGATCCCACAAATCCTGAAGTTCGGAAAAAAACGCTCGATTAACTCGCTGGATATCCTGAAACTCGTCCAGTATGACGGTAATCGGTGTCGTGATGCTGAACTGCAACAGAACTTCCATGACTTCCCGAAGACGGGCAGGCTGACCAAATATGGGAATATTTAAAACCGTTCTGATTTGCTCGACAAACTCCTCACACAGCAATGACTCCTGTTTTCTGGACACAAACAGGTAGATAGAGGCTGCAGAAGTATTACTCTGAGGAAAGGTTTTATTTAACAGCGCTGTTTTACCTACCCGACGCCTTCCTACGACAGTCGTCAGGTGAGCAGTTCCTTTAGAGAGAACGGATTATTTCAAGGTCATATCGTTTATATTTTTTGGATGATTTAGTCAGGGTTAGTGAAACGGGTCGTAGGACCGATTTCTGAATACAATCAACGGCTTTGTTTATCTTTTCCAGAATTTCCTGAGAATCATCAAAGCTTTCACAAGGGACTAATTTTTCACACTGATAGCACCAGGCCACTTGCCTGTCCAGATTGCACTCACCTTCCTCATAAACATATTTGAACCGTCCCCATAAAAGTGTCGTGCAACTGCGGAAGTCACAATGGCTGCAATGCAGATTGATGGAAGGCATTGACATGGTATTTATCCCATTATTTTCATTATTCTAAGCGAAAGCAGCGATCAGGACCGCATTGGTTTCAATGCTACTGGAACGGGATAGGTGTTACCTTGGCAGAGATCATGATATGAGTTGCGCTGTCTGTACTATCACTTTCTCCTAAGAAAACAGGCAGCGCTGCTTGCATGAAATACTGGTAAACAGAGGGATTGGTCGTTTCATTCACGCAGCGACGCAATAAGACTCTGTACCTGTCACATTTTTATTTCTTATTGGCACCCTGAGTCGTCTGGTTCTGTCTTATAGTGTCTGCACAGTTAGCCATCCATTGCTAACTGTATATAAACACAGTGGAGTAGATATAGAGTAACACAGTCCGGTATCACTATGGATTTTCCTTGATATCGAGGTGAGTTATGTGTGCTGAAAAAGTCAAAATTCGTGCAGCTGTATGGATTGATGGGCGACAGAGGCAGAAAGTGAAATATCTTCCCAGCCAGGAAGCCGCTGAACAATGGAAGCTGGATACCGAACGCTTTATGCAACAGGTGAAGGTGATAAAGGAAATGGAGACTAAGGTCGGGCAGGACAGCCCACAGGCTCAGGCGCTCAGGCAGGTTCTGAAAAAGGAAGGACGTCGGGCTTTGTCTGTTAATGATTGCTTGGATTTACTGGACCAGGCGGAGAATTTTCTGAGGGTTCACTTGGGGCCTGAGTATCCATCTGTGATGGATGCTTCTGACTTACAGGCGTATTACGACAAGAGACTGGTGGAAAACGCAAGTCAGGAGGAACTTGCTGCAGAAACCTTGCTGTTGAAGCTGTTTTTTCAATGGAGTGCTGAGGAGGGAACGAACAGCAGCAATAAAGTACAGGTTGCTTTTGACAAAATGATCTATGAAAACTCGGACTGTTTGAAGGTGGGGCCGCTTCCATATATTGATGTGATAGAAGCAGAGGAACTTGAAAGCCCAATAAATAATAATAACCAGCTTCGGGATGAAAAAATCCGCCAGTTACATGCGGATGACCTAAACCAGAAAGAGATCGCGGCAATACTCGGGGTCAATCAGTCCACGGTTAGCAGGGTCTTGAAAGCCATGAAACGAAAGTGATGCACAGTATGCAGTGCCTGCATATTCGCATGCAAAAGCATGGGGTACACAAGTTGTGGACGTTCACTCAGGCCAGTTATTTCAAGGGGTGGAAGAGGCCATCCGAAAATATGCATCTGCATACGCCATGTCCTAAATTCAGACGCAAATAGACGTTTCCTGACGGGTTCGACAGCGTAAACATTCAACCGGAGGTTCCCCGTGAGCCCTTGCCATCCGCTTCCTGCGGGCAAAAAGAAACCCGCGCTACTGGGGGAAGTAATCGCGGGCTAAGACCATTAGGAGAGGGTATGACCCTCTACGTGGCTGTAGGTCTGGATAGGTGGGTCAGGTGGTTTGGCACAGTTCTGGCACGTTTTGTATCTCTTTAACTTCCTTTTTGTACTTCCTGCCAGTGTTTAAACTGGGAGGGTCTTAAACCATAACGGGCTAATACGCCTTCGTGTAAACGGCGTAGTTCTTCAATAATCAGCGATGATAAATCTGAGCGTGAGGTTTCCTGAATATCTTCTGGTAGCAGGGCTTCAATCAGATCGATAGGGTCAGAATCCGGACTGAGAACAATTTCATTGACCATTTTTTTAATCAGGTTTCGGTGTTGGAGCCGTAATGGGTCAGGCTCAGCCAGCTGTTGCTTGATGGCCAGGTATTCCTGCGTTGAGCGTTCATAAGCCCACAGATAGAGATCACGTAATAATTCAATCCGGGTCATTTCATAAACACCCAGCGTCGCACGGCTATAGGCTTGTTCCGGGACATCCAGAAAAGTAAGAGGGCAGAGGTTCGCCCGGATTAATGGCAGGTTGGCTGCCAGACGTGAAGTCCGCTTGTTCACATCAGCAAAGGGTTGCAGATAGGGCAGGTGGACCATCATAAAGAAAGACTGTTCAAACGGGTCTTCAATCTGACTGGCTTTTTGCAACAGAATATCGAGTAACTCACTGATAAGCACTTCGCCTGCCAGTGGCCTGAAAACACTTTTTCCGATTTCTACCTGATGCTGTCGAATCCGGCCTTCATCAGCAGGATTCGGCAACAAATTTTCGGACAGTAAACTGTGAAGGTTAAGCAGAGTAAAGCGGTTGTATGAAGCGGTTTCTGCATTATCAACCAGCAACTCTATGGCAGACTTATGATTCAGAATCATCTGAGTTTCGATAGCGGCCTTACCTTCCGCAGCATGCCCTTCCTCAATAAGTCGGACAGTATCAAGGCGGCTGTAGGTATTGCCTTCCAGATGACTGGATGCCCAAGATAAGTCAATCAGAAAGCGATCCAGGATTGCACGGCCATAAGTGCCAGCGGGTTGCGATGTCTGTTTGGTGTCACCCATGCGCCAGAGCTGCTGGCGAATGGGGGCTGATAAGTAATAGGTTTCGTTGGGCTGGTAGGCATCCAGAAATTCTCGCTGATAGCCGATGGGGTGTCTGGACTCTACTGGTTGCTCTATATACGCCAGAATATCTTTACTGTCTGCCGACAGTGGAATAAATGCAGGAAAATCCTCAGGCTGAAAATCATCCTGGCTTGCCTGAGACAGGTTCAATACCTGATATCGCCTGCCGCGCCCCTCACCAACAGCAGCGATCTTATTGTCGGCCAGTAAGTTGTTTAACCAACGCTGGGTTGTACGGCGGGTAAGATTTGGGTAAGCGGCCAGCAGTTCCGAGATAGAAACTGGCTTGTTGGCTTGAATGATAGCCTGGTATAAATCAGAGAGAGTATTCATAGATGTGGCGCAATTTTGAAGCCCTTTGGCACAATTATGGCGCATTTTATCTAATCGCGCCATAATTGTGCCATTGCTGTTGCGCGATTTGCTCTTATCTTATGAGTTAAATGTCTGAATCTGGAGCTGGAAGAGTAGGAGTATGAACTTTCTCGATTGCTTGCCAGTCACCTCGCAGCTGATATCCATTATCTGAAGCCGTATCGGGGATAAACTCGCCATAGACTTTCCGAAGCATCTGCGTGTCCACATGCCCCAGTTGACGAGCGACAAAATTCTCATTTTCGCCTTCTTTCAATAACATACTGGCGTAGGTGTGCCGCATCATATATGGGCGCCGGTAGCGAATTCCGGCCAATATACAGAGCTTCTGAAAGCGATTACGGAACTGGTTAGTATTACGCCAGGGCTTGTTGCTGTAGTCGGCATGAAAAACAAACGGACTGTGGTTTTGAGTATAGGGCTGCTGCCTGACCAGGGCAGACAAGGCGGATGGCAACAGGACCAGATCCCTTTCACCCAGCTCGCCGGTTTTTATCTCCTTGAGAACTTCTCTTTCTTCAGGCTCTTCTTCAATCATGGAATAACCACGACGGAAGACTTTTGCTCTGGAAATACAGGCGATGCCCCGGCAGAAATCAATATCCTCCCAGTGCAGGGCAAACAGTTCTTCCGGGCGAAGTCCGGACCAGAAGCCAAATTGAATGATATGGGCTTCCTGTGGTCGTTCTGCAGCGGCTAATAGTTGGGAAATATCTTCCAGAGTAAACACATCCAGCTTTTTCTGTTTCTTACGGGCTCGTTTTTTCTGAAGTGTCTGGCGCGATTCTTCCGGCCATTCGAAATCCACAAATGGGTTGTACTCCACCAGGTTCTGAGATTTTGCATACTTGAAAGCGGAGCGCAGAGGCGATAGGTAGCTTTTTAATGTCGTATTACTGATATGCCTGTTGCCCATTCTGGTTACCCACTGAGTGATATGACCGACACGGAACTCCGGCAGAATCAGGTGTCCGAACTCAGGCTTGATAAAGCGATTTGTGTAGTAGCGATAATTATCTAAAGTCAGATCTGCTTTGCGATGGCTGGCATATTCTTTCAGATAGATATCAAGCAGTCCGGCGATGGTCAGGTTATCCGGGCTTCGAAGCTCAGATTTTGCCAGTTTGTGATCGGGAAAGTGTTCACTCCACTTGAATGTGCCGCTGCGTATATCACGCTTTGCTTTGGCAAGAATCCCAGCAGCCCAGTCAAGGTCGGTTTGGGTGGGCTTCAAATCAGGAAGTGTGATGTAGTGGCGTTGCCCCAGACGGCTGAAATTTATTCGTACGGTGTCGCCTCGAAGTTGAACGCCTCTTGGTATTTTTAATGCTTTCGCTGACTGTGCTCTGCCCATTCCTGCACCCTCGGTAAGTTGATCCAGCGACAACCGTCTTCCAGAACCTTGGTGTGATACCCTTCTCGCCAAATATTGCTAGCCAGCTTGGCGTTGACGGTATTTCGGGTTTCTCCAGACAGTTCACAGTACTTTTTGAGTTTGACCCAGTGAATCATACGGCTGGCTCCTTGGTGAAAAAAGGTACACAACATCAATCAGATACTGATGTTTGTTTAATGGCCTTATAAAAAGTTGGAGGTAGGTTATCCGGCTGACTTTGATACCATGTTTCGGAGGTGATGCGGGTATTATTGAACTGCTCCCGGGTGATCCACTGATGCTGAACGGCAGCCTGAAGAATTTGTTCTGTCAGCTCGGTCAGAGAAATGTTTCCCTGCCTTAACAAGACAATATGATCAGGGGGATGCATCAGAAAAAGTGCAGGGTAGCGAAGTATATTCAACTTATCAGGTGGGTGTAGTTCCACTCTGTTTGATGTGATGCCGGGGAGTAACACGCCATCTGTTGAGATAGGGACAAGCATAAATTCAAACTGATGGCAGAACTGCCGTAAAGATTTCAGCTGAAGTTCACACAAGCGACAACGCCCCTGATAGTAGAAAACCAATCCTGCTTTTTTACCGAGTTCTTTTAAAACGGATTCTTTGGCTTGATAAGCTATATCATCTTTAATCTTGGCGGCAGCTGGAGATATCGGGCGACGGACGTTTTCATCCAGCAATGGGTCACTTTCAATCACCTGTTTGCTAACACGGGCAAATTGTTCTGCTTTTTCTTTGACCAATCTATCGAGGTAAAGGTAGTTGCTGACGTTTTCCTGACTGGGGTGATCAATGGCTTTGTCCAGGTATTGACCGATATTCTTCCTGATCCATGCTGTTGAGAGAGGCTGAGCTCTTACATTTTGAGCATTGATTTCTCTCTCTTCTTTTTCTGGCTCGATGATCTGTTCATACCAGAACCAGCCTTCCGAGTGGCGATCAAACCATTGCGGATCGGCTGAAACACTGGCTGAAAATAATCCTGTTAGTAGAAGAAAGAACAGCATCAGACTTTCTTCTGCCAGTTCGCTGTCCACCATCCCAGACATAGTGCAGTCAGCCAGGCTGCAGCAGGAATCAGTAACACAGGAACGGGCAGGGGGATAATGATCAAATACAGGAATAGACCAGGAATCCATTTTGATGCCCTTCGGCTCCAGAGGTTTTGCAGGGGGCTGGTGTAATGAAAATCGTGATAGCGGATTTTTCGGATTAACAGGCCATCGATAATGGCAGCAATAAACATCACGCCCCAGAAGGGCAGACAGGCCAGCAATACTGAAACCCGATAGAACAGCTGTTGCATCAGGCTCAGAAAGTTCTTAACTACACCCTGAAAGAACTCGATCACTTTTGCCAGACCTTCTCCCATTTTTCTGTCTGGAGTTGTGCGCTCTATAAGAAAGCGCTGAATACCAGATTTCACAATGGTTGTTGCAAATAGGTGGTTCCCAGTTCGCATAATCCAGACTGCATTGTCCTGTCCCAGTCTTCGGGCATATTGCTGTTGTTCTTTTTGCAGGTACTGATTCATGCTTTGTCCGGAAATCGCCAGCCAGAGCAATATCAGGCCAAGCCCAAAGCACCAGATAGTCAAAGGACTGACTTGTTTTTGAGAATGTGTCATATGAGAGATGGAATCGAATTATCAGGATTTTGGAGCACAGAGAATCGGAATTCTGCCTTTCAATAAACGTCCGCCGCCCAGTCGGGCTACGTATTCCAGGTTGGGCAGCTCGCCCAGTAGTTGTGGTGGGAACAGGTCTCCGGTTTCTTCCAGTTGTTGCTCGCTGAGGTTGCCGGTAAATTCCATGGGATGGTTGGCATCCGTGCTGATGCCCTGATTGCGGATAAAGTAGCGATAGCGAACCGGTGGCAGTTTATCTGTAATGAATTTCTGGGTATCGGGGTTCTGTGTTCTTAGGCAGATAAGGTGATTACAGTTGTCGATGAACTGTTGGGCAGCAGCTTCCGAACCTAACTGAGCTTCAAAATCAGCCAGAGTCTGGGTGGCGACGTATAACCGGAATTTTGCCCCCCGACCTTTGTTCAGCAGGGACAGCAGTTGAGGGCAAAGTACTTCAGCGGCTTCATCTACGAACAGGTTGATAGGTTTGTCATTCTGTTGTGAGTCTTTCGATGAATAGTTGTAACGATCACCGGCGACAGCGGCCAGATCAGCCAGTAACAGCTGACCAATGGCTTTTCCCACCATGGGATCAGACAAGGAGTCGAGCCCGAAATACATCACCTTGTTTTGTTCGATCAGATTCGCTGTGTCTGTGCAGGGGCGCAGATCGTCAATATCGGTAGGGTCAGGTGATAATAAGCGAGCCAGTGGACCGCCAGTCAGCATTCCGAGAGCAGGCAGTAAGGTGGCAATCATTTTGCTGTAATGCGCCCGGTCATGTTCAAACAAGGAGATCAGACCTTCTACATCTGTGCATGGGGATTCTGGCATCATCTTCTCCCGATAGAATTCTATCCAGCGTCGTGCAACAGCCTCGGTGTTACTTTTACCCTTCGCCTCTTTTCCCTGGGCAGTATTTGGAGCCTGGGTATTATGACGGGTACAAACAATAGTGAGCGCTTTGATCAGTAGTTTGGTTACTCCTCCTTCTAATCCCTGTCGAATCATCACCAGAGTGGGACGCTGCCCACAAAGCAAATAGCCCTGAACCACCGCATCTACGGCTTTCTGGGCAAATGCCTGAAAGGGCGCATTATCACCACCAGATGGCATTAACCCTGAAATCCGACTGGCCAGTTCACTGGAACGGTTAAAATTTTGAAGCAGGTTGATTCGGATAGAATCTGCAGGAAAGCCCGGATGAAACTTCATGAACCGGTATTTATTGCCTGATAGCTCGCAGCTTCTGAGAGTGTGGCTGGCAAGGTCATGGTCGCCTTTGGGGTCGATGATGATCACTGGTTCATTTCGTAAAACAGCTTGTGTCACCAATAAATCAAATAGTCGGGTTTTGCCACTACCAG from Endozoicomonas sp. NE40 includes:
- a CDS encoding helix-turn-helix domain-containing protein, with amino-acid sequence MCAEKVKIRAAVWIDGRQRQKVKYLPSQEAAEQWKLDTERFMQQVKVIKEMETKVGQDSPQAQALRQVLKKEGRRALSVNDCLDLLDQAENFLRVHLGPEYPSVMDASDLQAYYDKRLVENASQEELAAETLLLKLFFQWSAEEGTNSSNKVQVAFDKMIYENSDCLKVGPLPYIDVIEAEELESPINNNNQLRDEKIRQLHADDLNQKEIAAILGVNQSTVSRVLKAMKRK
- a CDS encoding Fic family protein, which encodes MARLDKMRHNCAKGLQNCATSMNTLSDLYQAIIQANKPVSISELLAAYPNLTRRTTQRWLNNLLADNKIAAVGEGRGRRYQVLNLSQASQDDFQPEDFPAFIPLSADSKDILAYIEQPVESRHPIGYQREFLDAYQPNETYYLSAPIRQQLWRMGDTKQTSQPAGTYGRAILDRFLIDLSWASSHLEGNTYSRLDTVRLIEEGHAAEGKAAIETQMILNHKSAIELLVDNAETASYNRFTLLNLHSLLSENLLPNPADEGRIRQHQVEIGKSVFRPLAGEVLISELLDILLQKASQIEDPFEQSFFMMVHLPYLQPFADVNKRTSRLAANLPLIRANLCPLTFLDVPEQAYSRATLGVYEMTRIELLRDLYLWAYERSTQEYLAIKQQLAEPDPLRLQHRNLIKKMVNEIVLSPDSDPIDLIEALLPEDIQETSRSDLSSLIIEELRRLHEGVLARYGLRPSQFKHWQEVQKGS
- a CDS encoding tyrosine-type recombinase/integrase, which encodes MGRAQSAKALKIPRGVQLRGDTVRINFSRLGQRHYITLPDLKPTQTDLDWAAGILAKAKRDIRSGTFKWSEHFPDHKLAKSELRSPDNLTIAGLLDIYLKEYASHRKADLTLDNYRYYTNRFIKPEFGHLILPEFRVGHITQWVTRMGNRHISNTTLKSYLSPLRSAFKYAKSQNLVEYNPFVDFEWPEESRQTLQKKRARKKQKKLDVFTLEDISQLLAAAERPQEAHIIQFGFWSGLRPEELFALHWEDIDFCRGIACISRAKVFRRGYSMIEEEPEEREVLKEIKTGELGERDLVLLPSALSALVRQQPYTQNHSPFVFHADYSNKPWRNTNQFRNRFQKLCILAGIRYRRPYMMRHTYASMLLKEGENENFVARQLGHVDTQMLRKVYGEFIPDTASDNGYQLRGDWQAIEKVHTPTLPAPDSDI
- the traF gene encoding conjugal transfer protein TraF, with amino-acid sequence MVDSELAEESLMLFFLLLTGLFSASVSADPQWFDRHSEGWFWYEQIIEPEKEEREINAQNVRAQPLSTAWIRKNIGQYLDKAIDHPSQENVSNYLYLDRLVKEKAEQFARVSKQVIESDPLLDENVRRPISPAAAKIKDDIAYQAKESVLKELGKKAGLVFYYQGRCRLCELQLKSLRQFCHQFEFMLVPISTDGVLLPGITSNRVELHPPDKLNILRYPALFLMHPPDHIVLLRQGNISLTELTEQILQAAVQHQWITREQFNNTRITSETWYQSQPDNLPPTFYKAIKQTSVSD
- a CDS encoding DUF4400 domain-containing protein; amino-acid sequence: MTIWCFGLGLILLWLAISGQSMNQYLQKEQQQYARRLGQDNAVWIMRTGNHLFATTIVKSGIQRFLIERTTPDRKMGEGLAKVIEFFQGVVKNFLSLMQQLFYRVSVLLACLPFWGVMFIAAIIDGLLIRKIRYHDFHYTSPLQNLWSRRASKWIPGLFLYLIIIPLPVPVLLIPAAAWLTALCLGWWTANWQKKV
- the traD gene encoding conjugative transfer system coupling protein TraD (Members of this protein family are the putative conjugative coupling factor, TraD, as the term is used for the SXT and TOL plasmid systems.); this translates as MISDRPYLQNWRPVYELSSAVVWFSAMNVAHTLSFFSSLPPIGFILTSSFCAAMTITRLAQAIPRWQQHRRLKGKKLALLKLTRKQCQSLQTKNQEQGVWLGWGFEWQRLHGQRAWDLLRSDNLPAKSEKTMGAGWIHGMEEHEERLYQPLEQIQMHTMVIGVPGSGKTRLFDLLVTQAVLRNEPVIIIDPKGDHDLASHTLRSCELSGNKYRFMKFHPGFPADSIRINLLQNFNRSSELASRISGLMPSGGDNAPFQAFAQKAVDAVVQGYLLCGQRPTLVMIRQGLEGGVTKLLIKALTIVCTRHNTQAPNTAQGKEAKGKSNTEAVARRWIEFYREKMMPESPCTDVEGLISLFEHDRAHYSKMIATLLPALGMLTGGPLARLLSPDPTDIDDLRPCTDTANLIEQNKVMYFGLDSLSDPMVGKAIGQLLLADLAAVAGDRYNYSSKDSQQNDKPINLFVDEAAEVLCPQLLSLLNKGRGAKFRLYVATQTLADFEAQLGSEAAAQQFIDNCNHLICLRTQNPDTQKFITDKLPPVRYRYFIRNQGISTDANHPMEFTGNLSEQQLEETGDLFPPQLLGELPNLEYVARLGGGRLLKGRIPILCAPKS